Genomic window (Deltaproteobacteria bacterium):
ACCCCAGGCTGGTCCTTTGGGCGCCGTTGATTTTTCTCGGGAAGGGGAGAACGACGAAGAGACCGAAACGGAACAGGACATCATGGAGATATCCCTTTCCCTCATAGAGGATTCGCAGAAACTTTGGGAAAAGGGGGATATTGAAGGGGCCATCAGGCTGTTGGATCAGGCCTATGAGCTGATGCTCAACACCAACGGTGACTCGGATATCGCACGTCAAAAGGACGACCTCAGGTTGCTGATCTCGAAACGAATTGTCACGATCTATACGTCTCTTCAAACAAAGACCAACGGTAAATACAGTGAAATCCCGTTGATCATGAACGAGGATGTCCGGAAAGAGATACGCTTGTTTCAGACGGTGGAAAGGGATTTCTTCATCTCTTCCTATCAGCGATCCGGATATTACCGGGCCATGATGGTCGACGAATTGAAGAAGGCCGGTTTGCCCGAAGAATTATCGTGGCTTCCCCTGGTTGAAAGCGGTTTTAAAATCTGTGCCCTGTCCCGAGCGCGGGCCCTCGGTCTGTGGCAGTTCATCCCCTCGACGGGCTATAAATACGGGATGAACCGTGATGAATGGATCGATGAACGGATGGATGCAGAAAAGGCAACCAGGGGCGCCATCGCATATCTCAAGGATCTGCACCATATGTTCGGAGATTGGCTGACTGTTTTGGCAGCGTATAATTGTGGGGAGGGCAGGGTATTAAAGGTTATTTCCCGGCAGCATATCAATTATCTGGATCATTTTTGGGATCTTTATCGCCAACTTCCCTATGAAACGGCAAGATATGTTCCGCGGTTCCTGGCCACCCTTCATATTATTCGGAATCCGGCAAAATACGGCATGGATTTGGGGGTGACCTTCGAAAACGATACGCCCTATCCCTACACCGTTGTCAAGACGGATCGCAGCATGCGCCTTGCCGATATTGCGGGGAAAATGGAAATACGGGAAGAAATACTGAATATTCTCAATGCCGAATTGAGACTGAGAATAACCCCGGAGAGGGGTTACGATTTGAAAGTTCCCTCTTC
Coding sequences:
- a CDS encoding LysM peptidoglycan-binding domain-containing protein, with the protein product MKKPVVFFIVFLSFLLCTPTLIQAKNAYFQKIFLGESNPASDSNCRSAEDGSPKNKTGSDTRIRGPQAGPLGAVDFSREGENDEETETEQDIMEISLSLIEDSQKLWEKGDIEGAIRLLDQAYELMLNTNGDSDIARQKDDLRLLISKRIVTIYTSLQTKTNGKYSEIPLIMNEDVRKEIRLFQTVERDFFISSYQRSGYYRAMMVDELKKAGLPEELSWLPLVESGFKICALSRARALGLWQFIPSTGYKYGMNRDEWIDERMDAEKATRGAIAYLKDLHHMFGDWLTVLAAYNCGEGRVLKVISRQHINYLDHFWDLYRQLPYETARYVPRFLATLHIIRNPAKYGMDLGVTFENDTPYPYTVVKTDRSMRLADIAGKMEIREEILNILNAELRLRITPERGYDLKVPSSADLKLLAALDEIPQWERPAPGPRAERPKTNYVRHKVQRGETLTGIARKYGTTISELQKKNNLSKKTLIKVGQVLVVPTQGSGYVNTGGKNKRDSGKRANIRCYKVKKGDTLASLSRRFDVSIDDLKKMNKIKGSLIKTGTTIRIIQ